The region AATCAAAAATGAATGGTATAATATCTTTATTACCTCTTTCTCCATTACATTTTGAACAACAAGCCAACAAGTTATAATATGAAATATCATGAGGTAAATTATCTAAGTTTGAACTAGGAATGTTTTGAACTGAATAATCAAATACTCTATTATCAATACACATAATAGAATATGTGGCCAAGCTACTACTTGCATTGGGATTTTGAGGATAAATATGCTCTAATGTAGTAGAATTATTTTTTTCAAGTATCTTCAAGCAATAACAGCATTTTTCTTTTTGCTCATCTATTAATAAATTACGAATAATTTGCTTTGTTGGTGAAAATTTACTGTAAGTATAATCTATATATTGCATACTTATTATATCCCATTTTAAATTTTCAAAGCTCAAATAATATGGAAAAAAAAGAATTTGGTTGCATTTATTAATAAATTCCATAAAACTATAATTTTTCTTTTATGAAATCAGGTATTTTTCCATCAAATAAATCTTCAATTTTTTGATAATAATCCTTTGCCATTGGATTATTTTCACCATTTAAAAATCGAAAAGCATTAATGTAAGCATCTAATAATTTATTTGAAATATTTACTCCCATCACATTTACTAAATTTGAATTATAATCCATTGAAAATAAATTCGGTAACTCTTCATCAATATAAATCCCATCTTTCTTTTCTAATTGTATAATCTTGGTGCTTTCTTCATCAGCATTAAAATTACTTAAAATAATTGGTGAATGTGTAGTTACAATAAACTGTAAACCAGGAAATGTTTTCCTAAACCTCTGCAATACTGTCTGCTGTAAACTTGGATGTAAATGCAATTCTAACTCATCAATTAAAACTAAACCATCAAATAGTAAGGCTTCTCCGTTAAGTAAATACCATCTATATGCAATATCATAAACAATGTGAAGCAATCTCATATATCCCATAGGTAAGGCTTCCTCATTAAATACCCCTTCATTAATGGAATTTTTTTTACCAAAACTAAAAAATAATGCCTCAGATTTTTCAGTCCTTCTTTTTTTGATATCAAACAAAATTAAATCATCTGTATCCAATTCTCCAATATTTGAAAAAAACTGCATGACTTTCTCAGTAACAAATTCATATTCCTTTTCTAAAGGCCGAGTTTGATCATTATATCTTTTTTTTATTAAATTCAATCGTTGATCAAGAGTTTTAATCTGAATTAAAGAAGCATTAATATCATCGACAACTGAAAAACTTGATAGTCTTTTTTGTAGTTCATTTATCTCTTCAGAAATAATCTTTATACTATCAACATCTTTTTGTATTTCATTAAGTATAAATTTTGTCCTCAAAAACCAAGAAGATGTAATACTTCCTTCGTCACTCCAAAGAGCATAACCAATATCACGGGGAAGAGAAATTGATTTAGTTAAAATTTTATTGAAATCATTTACAACCTTATTATTCTCTTTTCTTTTGTGAGGATAACAATCACCATAGAAACCAAGTAATGGAAGAATATTAGATTCTATTAAATAATGTTTTTGAAACTTTTGCT is a window of Candidatus Chryseobacterium colombiense DNA encoding:
- a CDS encoding AAA family ATPase, whose amino-acid sequence is MKLRTVELKNYRCYEKNDFHFGSDTTLIIGKNGTGKSSLLSAIRKGMSFIFSNTGSNELIKNNSNKIEGLNDWDTTYLEFGEGFQWPTNIGYEIETDDDSISWKFYKDKYGGKLHPTYYKSAQQKFQKHYLIESNILPLLGFYGDCYPHKRKENNKVVNDFNKILTKSISLPRDIGYALWSDEGSITSSWFLRTKFILNEIQKDVDSIKIISEEINELQKRLSSFSVVDDINASLIQIKTLDQRLNLIKKRYNDQTRPLEKEYEFVTEKVMQFFSNIGELDTDDLILFDIKKRRTEKSEALFFSFGKKNSINEGVFNEEALPMGYMRLLHIVYDIAYRWYLLNGEALLFDGLVLIDELELHLHPSLQQTVLQRFRKTFPGLQFIVTTHSPIILSNFNADEESTKIIQLEKKDGIYIDEELPNLFSMDYNSNLVNVMGVNISNKLLDAYINAFRFLNGENNPMAKDYYQKIEDLFDGKIPDFIKEKL